The following proteins are co-located in the Primulina tabacum isolate GXHZ01 chromosome 11, ASM2559414v2, whole genome shotgun sequence genome:
- the LOC142519184 gene encoding uncharacterized protein LOC142519184 has translation MLNLFLMLIFFLLVGNGQQLHSDDVKILLEVKKSFVDNHVLDEWSEVNSANFCAWRGVSCQLQQVIALNLSASSLRGSISPALSLLPNLLHLDLSTNSLSGPIPSALSNISSLESLLLFSNQLSGPIPPQLGSLSNLRFLRIGDNYLTGQIPPSLGNLQILVALGLASCSLTGPIPPELGKLALLQNLILQENQLEGNIPLELSNCSSLVVFAAALNHLNGSIPPELAALTNLRILNLASNSLSGVIPHQLGDMNQLQYLNLLNNQLQGNVPKSLTKLINLQNLDLSGNSLIGEIPQELGTMGQLVYLVLSSNNLTGTIPKGICSNTSSLEHLMLAQNQLSGGIPSEIGDCRSLKQLDLSNNTLDGFIPSELFELLQLTDLILNNNSLSGSVSPSIANLTNLQTLSLYQNDLQGNLPKAIGILGNLQILYVYENMLSGEIPVEIGNCSSLQMVDFFGNHLTGAIPVTFGKLKHLNFLHLRQNDLYGKIPSSMGSCHQLTILDLADNRLSGSIPETFGNLQALEQLMLYNNSLRGNLPEALANLGNLTRVNLSHNRLNGSIAPICTSHSFLSFDVTNNAFDHEIPHQIGNSSFLERLRLGKNQFTGKIPWTLGLIRELSLLDLSGNLLTGQIPVQLSLCKRLTYLDFDHNFLSGSIPSWIGGLPQLGVLKLSANQFSGSLHQELFNCSSLLVLSLDENSLHGNLPPEVGKLSSLNVLDLDNNQFSGPIPPTIGSLRKLYELRLSRNRFSGEIPGEIGQLQELQSILDFSYNNLTGSIPSSIGTLPKLEALDLSHNKLEGEVPSPVTEMSSLGRLNLSFNHLQGRMDKRYAHWPATSFIGNLNLCGGPLPNCQDVKSGKGESGLRKSYVVIISAISSTSAVILVLLGVALFFKHRREVMGRASDLDSAYSTSSSQAQRRPLFDNAAGKRDFRWVELMEATNNLSEEFIVGTGGSGTIYKAELFSGETVAIKRIPRKNDPLLDRSFVREIKTLGRIRHRHLVRLLGYCSNGGEGANLLIYEYMENGSVWDWLHKKPVNEKKKILEWDARLKIAVGLSQGLEYLHHDCVPKILHRDVKSSNILLDADMEAHLGDFGLAKTLADHYDSLNTESNLWFVGSYGYIAPEYAYSMKATEKSDVYSIGVVLMELVTGRMPTDGGFGEDMDMVSWVESCMESSTEELIDPLLKPLLPNEEKAMFQMLEIALQCTKAAPAERPSSRQACYLLMRVFNDRMIDRSDKTSLDTYL, from the exons ATGCTGAATCTTTTTCTTATGCTGATTTTCTTTCTGCTCGTCGGCAATGGGCAGCAGCTTCATTCTgatgatgtcaaaattcttttggAGGTTAAAAAATCTTTTGTCGACAACCATGTGTTGGATGAGTGGTCCGAGGTTAACAGTGCCAACTTCTGCGCATGGAGAGGAGTTTCTTGTCAACTTCAACAAGTAATAGCTCTCAATCTCTCAGCTTCTTCTCTTCGTGGCTCCATATCACCCGCTCTTTCCCTTTTACCAAACCTGCTCCACCTTGATCTTTCCACTAATTCTCTCTCCGGCCCCATCCCTTCTGCTCTCTCTAACATCTCTTCTTTGGAATCTTTGCTCCTCTTCTCGAACCAACTTTCCGGTCCCATCCCTCCTCAGCTTGGCTCCCTATCCAATCTCAGATTCCTCAGAATCGGTGACAATTACCTCACTGGCCAAATCCCGCCTTCCTTGGGCAATCTTCAAATTTTGGTTGCTCTTGGTCTGGCATCTTGCAGTCTTACTGGCCCCATACCACCAGAACTGGGCAAGCTGGCACTACTCCAGAACTTGATATTGCAAGAAAACCAGCTGGAGGGTAACATTCCCCTAGAGCTTTCAAATTGCTCTAGTCTTGTTGTGTTCGCCGCCGCGCTCAATCATCTTAATGGGTCCATTCCCCCGGAGTTGGCTGCTCTCACTAACCTTCGGATACTGAATCTTGCCAGTAATTCCCTATCCGGGGTGATTCCTCATCAGCTTGGTGACATGAATCAGCTGCAATACCTCAATCTTCTCAACAATCAGCTTCAAGGAAACGTTCCCAAGTCATTGACAAAGTTGATCAACCTTCAGAATCTGGACTTGTCCGGCAACAGTCTTATCGGTGAAATCCCACAAGAGTTGGGAACAATGGGACAGCTGGTTTATCTCGTGCTCTCCAGCAACAATCTCACAGGAACTATTCCCAAAGGCATATGTTCCAACACATCCAGTTTGGAACACTTGATGCTAGCTCAAAATCAACTTTCTGGCGGGATTCCATCAGAAATAGGAGACTGCCGGTCGCTTAAGCAACTTGATTTGTCCAATAACACGCTTGACGGGTTCATTCCATCAGAGCTTTTCGAGTTGCTTCAGCTGACTGATCTCATTCTTAACAATAATAGCTTGTCCGGTTCTGTATCTCCCTCCATAGCAAACTTAACCAATCTGCAGACATTATCCCTTTACCAGAATGATTTACAGGGCAATCTGCCCAAAGCCATTGGGATTCTTGGGAATCTTCAGATTCTCTATGTCTACGAAAATATGTTATCTGGAGAGATCCCTGTAGAGATTGGCAACTGCTCGAGCTTGCAAATGGTTGACTTCTTCGGCAATCATTTAACAGGGGCAATCCCCGTCACCTTTGGAAAGCTAAAGCATCTAAATTTCCTTCATCTTCGGCAGAATGATCTCTATGGGAAGATTCCTTCCAGCATGGGTAGCTGTCATCAACTAACGATACTTGATCTGGCAGATAACCGGTTGTCGGGTAGCATACCCGAAACTTTTGGGAATTTACAAGCTCTTGAACAACTGATGTTGTACAACAATTCTCTTCGAGGAAACCTCCCCGAGGCGCTTGCCAACCTCGGCAACTTGACCAGGGTAAATCTCTCTCATAACAGGCTTAACGGAAGCATTGCACCAATCTGTACATCACATTCGTTTCTTTCTTTTGACGTTACCAACAACGCATTCGATCACGAAATTCCACATCAGATTGGCAATTCATCTTTCCTTGAAAGGTTAAGGCTAGGGAAAAACCAATTTACAGGAAAGATCCCATGGACCCTGGGTTTGATTCGAGAACTGTCGCTCTTAGACCTCTCGGGAAATCTACTTACTGGGCAGATACCTGTTCAACTTTCCCTGTGCAAGAGATTGACTTATCTTGATTTTGATCACAATTTTCTTTCTGGATCCATCCCGTCCTGGATCGGTGGTCTTCCACAATTAGGTGTGCTTAAGCTCTCGGCCAATCAGTTTTCGGGATCTCTCCATCAAGAATTGTTCAATTGTTCGAGCCTTTTGGTCCTGTCACTCGATGAAAATTCACTTCACGGCAACCTTCCTCCTGAAGTTGGTAAATTGTCGTCCCTCAACGTTCTTGATCTTGATAACAATCAATTTTCAGGTCCAATCCCTCCCACCATTGGTTCACTACGCAAGCTCTACGAACTTCGGCTTTCACGAAACAGATTCAGTGGAGAGATTCCAGGGGAGATTGGACAGCTCCAAGAGTTGCAAAGCATCCTGGATTTCAGCTATAATAACCTCACTGGCAGCATCCCGTCTTCAATTGGCACACTCCCTAAACTTGAAGCACTTGATTTATCCCACAACAAACTAGAGGGGGAGGTCCCTTCTCCAGTTACTGAGATGAGCAGCTTAGGAAGACTGAACCTTTCTTTCAACCACCTACAAGGAAGGATGGATAAGCGATATGCACACTGGCCTGCAACCTCATTCATCGGGAACTTAAATCTATGCGGAGGTCCTCTTCCAAATTGCCAAGACGTAAAATCTGGCAAAGGAGAGTCTGGCCTACGCAAGTCATATGTGGTTATAATTtcagcaatttcttcaacaTCTGCTGTTATTCTTGTGTTACTTGGAGTTGCACTTTTTTTCAAACACAGGCGAGAAGTCATGGGAAGAGCCAGTGATTTGGACTCTGCTTACTCTACCAGTTCTTCTCAAGCACAAAGGAGACCCTTATTTGATAACGCTGCTGGTAAACGTGATTTCAGATGGGTGGAGCTCATGGAGGCCACAAATAATCTGAGCGAGGAGTTCATAGTTGGGACTGGTGGATCTGGAACCATCTACAAGGCCGAATTGTTTTCAGGAGAAACAGTAGCAATCAAGAGAATACCAAGGAAGAATGATCCGTTGTTGGATAGAAGCTTCGTGAGAGAAATCAAAACTCTGGGCAGAATAAGGCATAGACATCTAGTGAGATTGTTAGGGTATTGTAGTAATGGAGGGGAAGGGGCCAATCTGTTGATCTATGAGTACATGGAGAATGGAAGCGTGTGGGACTGGTTGCATAAGAAACCAGTGAACGAAAAGAAGAAGATCCTAGAGTGGGATGCGAGATTAAAGATAGCAGTGGGGTTATCACAGGGATTGGAGTATCTACATCATGATTGTGTGCCTAAGATACTTCACAGGGATGTTAAATCCAGCAACATTTTATTAGATGCTGACATGGAGGCGCATTTGGGAGATTTTGGACTGGCAAAAACTCTTGCAGACCATTATGACTCCTTGAACACAGAATCCAACCTGTGGTTTGTGGGTTCTTATGGCTACATTGCTCCAG AGTATGCTTATTCCATGAAGGCGACAGAAAAAAGTGATGTTTACAGCATTGGTGTTGTGCTCATGGAGTTGGTAACAGGAAGAATGCCAACAGATGGGGGGTTTGGAGAAGATATGGACATGGTGAGCTGGGTGGAGTCATGTATGGAGTCCTCGACTGAGGAATTAATTGATCCACTGCTAAAACCACTCTTACCCAATGAAGAAAAAGCTATGTTTCAGATGCTGGAAATAGCATTGCAATGCACAAAAGCAGCACCTGCTGAAAGGCCATCATCCCGTCAAGCCTGCTATCTCCTGATGCGTGTATTCAATGATAGGATGATCGATCGTTCTGATAAAACGAGTCTGGATACTTACTTGTAG